A genomic stretch from Megalobrama amblycephala isolate DHTTF-2021 linkage group LG22, ASM1881202v1, whole genome shotgun sequence includes:
- the LOC125257737 gene encoding protein adenylyltransferase SelO-like, giving the protein MSLYLSEYHGSFLSQDVLRNILDLNESVVQNEEFVGCVSGGKLFPGSIPLAHRYGGHQFGYWAGQLGDGRAHLLGEYTNRKGERWELHLKGSGKTPYSRSGDGQAVIRSSVREFLCSEAMHFLGVPTSRALSLVVSEEPVRRDPFYNGNVIKERGAVVLRLAKSWFRIGSLEILTRTGELDVLRTLVDFVIKEHFKSIATNDPDKYVVFFSRVVNETAHLIAHWMSVGFAHGVCNTDNFSLLSITIDYGPFGFMESYDPNFVPNTSDDEGRYSIGAQANVGLFNLQKLLEALKPLLTSDQLSQSQQILREYPQIYHQRFHELFKAKLGFLGNEEKDSHVIAFLLKLMEDTGADFTMTFRQLSEVTLSQLQKGSIAPSVWALSDLSSHEYFRDWVQLYVQRLLSVESDSDAARQHRMQGINPRYVLRNWMAESAIRKAEKNDFSEVALLQKTLMEPFMNQDEAERAEYASKPPSWAQQLRVSCSS; this is encoded by the exons ATGTCATTGTATTTATCAGAGTACCATG GTTCTTTTTTATCTCAGGATGTGTTGAGGAATATTTTGGATCTGAATGAGTCTGTGGTTCAGAATGAAGAGTTTGTTGGTTGTGTCAGTGGTGGAAAACTGTTTCCTGGCTCTATTCCTCTAGCACACAGATACGGCGGTCATCAG tttGGTTATTGGGCCGGACAGCTGGGGGACGGAAGAGCACATTTGCTGGGTGAATACACAAACAG AAAAGGTGAAAGATGGGAACTCCATTTGAAAGGCTCAGGAAAGACACCATACTCAAG GTCAGGTGATGGACAGGCTGTGATTCGCTCCTCTGTGAGGGAGTTCCTGTGCAGTGAAGCCATGCACTTTCTGGGAGTTCCCACCAGCAGAGCCCTTAG TCTGGTTGTAAGTGAGGAACCTGTAAGGAGGGATCCgttttataatggcaatgtCATAAAAGAAAGAG GAGCGGTTGTTCTGCGTCTGGCCAAGTCCTGGTTTCGCATCGGTTCACTGGAGATATTAACTCGAACCGGAGAGTTAGATGTCCTTCG GACATTAGTGGACTTTGTAATTAAAGAGCATTTTAAATCTATTGCAACAAATGACCCTGACAAGTATGTG GTGTTTTTCTCTAGAGTGGTGAATGAAACGGCACATTTAATCGCTCACTGGATGTCGGTTGGgtttgctcatg GAGTCTGCAACACAGATAACTTCAGTCTGCTTTCTATCACTATTGATTATGGCCCATTTGGATTTATGGAATCATATGACCCAA ATTTTGTCCCGAACACGTCTGATGATGAGGGTCGGTACAGTATAGGAGCTCAGGCTAATGTCGGCCTGTTCAATCTACAGAAACTTCTAGAAGCTCTGAAACCACTACTGACCTCAGATCAGCTGTCACA aTCTCAGCAAATATTGAGAGAATATCCACAAATCTACCATCAAAG ATTTCATGAGCTGTTCAAAGCAAAGTTGGGCTTTTTGGGAAATGAAGAAAAAGATTCACATGTGATTGCATTTCTTCTAAAG CTAATGGAGGACACTGGAGCAGACTTCACTATGACTTTCAGACAGCTGAGTGAAGTGACCCTGTCCCAGCTTCAGAAGGGATCCATTGCTCCG TCAGTGTGGGCTCTTTCAGACCTCTCATCACATGAGTATTTCAGAGACTGGGTTCAGCTGTATGTACAGCGTCTGCTGAG TGTAGAAAGTGACTCAGATGCAGCACGGCAGCACAGAATGCAAG gAATAAACCCACGGTACGTGTTGAGGAACTGGATGGCCGAATCTGCTATCAGAAAAGCAGAGAAAAATGACTTTTCAGAG GTGGCGCTGTTGCAGAAGACTCTAATGGAGCCATTTATGAATCAGGATGAGGCTGAGAGAGCTGAATATGCCAGTAAACCTCCATCCTGGGCTCAGCAGCTGAGGGTCAGCTGTTCTTCATAA
- the LOC125257738 gene encoding NLR family CARD domain-containing protein 3-like, translated as MDDTQTSRDEDFSPGFSSVQQERSDPEPSCVSMRSDWSRDIPIDFKKDDTQTDLRSILTQRSAVTKPVCEKNDPSMNQLQDCNESSHEVLNTFRSNLMKKFQHLYEGTAKQGNPTLLNEIYTELYITEGDSGEISNEHEVRQIETQSRRAATEDTPIKCNDIFRPLPGQDKPIRTVLTKGVAGIGKTVSVQKFILDWAEGKVNQDVQLIFPLPFRELNLMKNKTLSLSDLLHVFFPEPKQMEISSDKYKVLFIFDGLDECRLSLDFQSDVRLCDVSESASVDVLLMNLIAGNLLPSALIWITSRPAAAELVPSKCVHRVTEVRGFNEPQKEEYFRKRISDWSLTNKIISHLKSSRSLYIMCHIPVFCWISATVLEKMLTEAESGEIPKTLTQMYTSFLILQTNIKDEKDYEKNVTDEDMILKLGKVAFQQLVKGNVIFYEDDLRECGIDVTEASVYSGLCSQIFREESGLYQAKVFCFVHLSIQEHLAALYVHLSCTNNNINVFDSVTKPGLLSIFKDLFHYNSSKQVSFSELHQRAVNEALQSKNGHLDLFLRFLLGLSVESHQILLQGLITLRRSQSDRNEKTAKYIKEKIRTIDSPEKSINLFHCLNELGDHSLVEEIQQYLKSGTISEARLSSSQWSAVAFVLLTSEKKLDGFDINTFVGENNKAEKLMVLQNLMPVIKVHLSDCGVTEKDCAALTSVLTSNPSQLRELNMNEKKLRDSGVKLLSVVLEDPDCKLEKLWLRDCGVTDEGCAALASALRSNPSHLRHLNLSVNKLGDSVHLLSAVLEDPRCKLETLW; from the exons ATGGATGACACACAAACATCCAGAGATGAAGATTTTTCTCCGGGATTCAG TTCAGTTCAGCAGGAGAGATCAGATCCagagcccagctgtgtgtctatgaggaGTGACTGGTCTAGGGATATTCCAATAGATTTTAAGAAAGACGATACACAGACTGATCTCAG GTCAATACTGACACAAAGATCAGCCGTAACAAAACCCGTCTGTGAGAAGAATGACCCGTCTATGAATCAACTACAGGACTGTAATGAAAGCAG ccATGAAGTCCTCAACACATTTAGATCAAATCTGATGAAGAAGTTTCAGCATCTCTATGAAGGAACAGCAAAGCAGGGAAAcccaacactcctgaatgagaTCTACACAGAGCTCTACATCACAGAGGGTGACAGTGGAGAGATCAGTAATGAGCATGAGGTGAGACAGATTGAGACACAATCCAGGAGAGCAGCAACAGAGGACACACCGATCAAATGCAATGACATCTTTAGACCTTTACCTGGACAAGACAAACCGATCAGAACAGTGCTGACAAAGGGAGTCGCTGGCattggaaaaacagtctctgtgcagaagttcatcctagactgggctgaagggaaaGTGAATCAGGACGTCCAGCTCATATTTCCACTTCCTTTCAGAGAGCTCAATTTGATGAAGAACAAAACACTCAGTCTTTCAGATCTTCTTCATGTCTTTTTCcctgaaccaaaacaaatggaaatatccagtgacaaatataaagtgttgttcatctttgatggtttGGATGAGTGTCGTCTGTCTCTGGATTTTCAGAGCGATGTGAGGTTGTGTGATGTAAGCGAATCAGCCTCAGTGGATGTGCTGCTGATGAACCTCATTGCAGGGaatctgcttccctctgctctcatctggatcacctccagaccagcagcagctgaACTCGTCCCCTCTAAGTGTGTCCATCGAGTGACAGAAGTACGAGGCTTTAATGAGCCACAGAAGGAGGAAtacttcaggaagagaatcagtgatTGGAGTCTGACCAATAAAATCATCTCACACCTGAAGTCTTCAAGAAGTCTctacatcatgtgccacatcccagtgttctgctggatctcagccaCTGTTCTAGAGAAGATGTTGACTGAAGCAGAGAGTGGAGAGATTCCCAAGACTCTCACTCAAATGTACACAAGCTTCCTGATCCTTCAGACCAACATCAAAGATGAGAAGGACTATGAGAAGAACGTGACAGATGAAGACATGATCCTCAAACTGGGGAAAGTGGCTTTTCAGCAGCTTGTGAAAGGCAATGTGATCTTCTATGAGGACGATCTGAGAGAGTGTGGCATTGACGTGACAGAAGCGTCAGTGTACTCTGGATTGTGctctcagatcttcagagaggagTCAGGCTTGTATCAGGCGAAAGTCTTCTGCTTTGTTCATCTGAGCATTCAGGAACATCTAGCGGCTTTATATGTGCACCTCTCCTGtacaaacaacaacataaatgtGTTTGACTCAGTCACCAAACCAGGTTTGTTGTCTATATTTAAGGACTTGTTTCACTACAATTCATCAAAAcaggtttcattttctgagctCCATCAGAGAGCTGTGAATGAGGCTCTACAGAGTAAAAATGGACATCTGGACCTTTTCCTGCGGTTCCTTCTGGGTCTGTCAGTTGAGTCTCATCAGATTCTCCTACAGGGACTAATAACACTGAGAAGAAGCCAATCTGAcagaaatgagaaaacagcTAAGTACATCAAGGAGAAGATCAGGACCATTGACTCTCCAGAGAaatccatcaatctgttccactgtctgaatgaactggGTGATCATTCACTAGTGGAGGAAATACAACAGTATCTGAAATCTGGAACAATAAGTGAAGCCAGACTCTCTTCATCTCAGTGGTCAGCTGTAGCTTTTGTGTTGCTGACATCAGAGAAGAAGCTGGATGGTTTTGATATTAATACATTTGTTGGAGAAAATAATAAAGCTGAAAAACTGATGGTTCTTCAGAATCTGATGCCTGTGATTAAAGTTCA TCTGAGTGATTGTGGAGTCACAGAGAAAGAttgtgctgctctgacttcagtTCTGACATCAAACCCCTCACAGCTGAGAGAACTGAATATGAATGAGAAAAAACTACGAGATTCAGGTGTGAAGCTTCTCTCTGTTGTACTGGAAGATCCtgactgtaaactggagaaactCTG gttgagggattgtggagtcacagatgaaggttgtgctgctctggcttcagctctgagatcaaacccctcacacctgagacaTCTGAATCTGTCTGTGAATAAACTAGGAGATTCAGTTCATCTGCTCTCTGCTGTACTGGAGGATCCTCGCTGTAAACTGGAGACACTGTGGTAA